The genomic window CGAAGTAATGCTGACGTTATTGATGCTATTGAAATTGATGATGATGCTTACGAACAATGTGTTGATAATTTTGAACACTCTCCATGGGGCGACCGTTTATTTTGTTATCATGCTTCTTTAGAAGAATTTGCAGATGAAATTGATGATGACTATGATGTTATAATCTGTAATCCACCTTTTTATGCTGAAGATTATAAAACAGAAAACGATTCGCGAGATTTAGCTCGTTTTCAAGATGCGATGCCTTTTAACCATTTACTTGAAAGTGTTTCAATTTTACTTTCACCAGAAGGAACTTTCAATGTTATTATCCCTTTTAATGAAGAAGAAAAATTTATCGCATTAGCTAAAAATGTCCTACTGTTTCCTAATAAAATTTGTCGTGTTAAAGGTAATACGGAAACAGATGTAAAACGAAGTATGCTAACGTTCTCCTTCCGCGAAAGCGAAATAACAATAGAAGAACTTATTATTGAAACAAAAAGACATCAATACACCCAAGATTACATTAATTTAACAAAAGATTTCTACTTAAAAATGTAATTGATTTGCTAATTATTCTTTAAATTTGATAGCATAATCTGTTTTATTCTTAAAAAAATAAGTTTTATAGTAAATAAACTATAATCATTGTTGATTTCAATAACATCAACTTGACCATTAGAATTTATTTTCTAACCAACTTCACATTTCGAATAAAACATAAATCTCTGCTATGAAACCAGATTTATTTGAAGCGCCCGATTATTATAATTTAGACGATTTATTATCCGATGAACATAAATTAGTTCGAGATACCGCACGTGCTTGGGTAAAACGAGATGTTTCGCCTATAATTGAGGAATATGCTCAAAAAGCAGAATTTCCAAAGCAAATAATAGGTGGCCTATCGGAAATTGGAGCATTCGGTCCATATATACCAATGGAATACGGTGGCGCTGGTTTAGATCAAATAAGTTATGGATTAATAATGCAAGAAATTGAACGTGGAGACTCAGGAATTCGATCTACAGCTTCGGTGCAATCTTCTTTAGTTATGTATCCTATTTGGAAGTATGGCAATGAGGAACAACGCCAGAAATACTTACCCAAATTAGCAAGTG from Algibacter sp. L1A34 includes these protein-coding regions:
- a CDS encoding tRNA1(Val) (adenine(37)-N6)-methyltransferase → MKPFKFKQFTVNQDQCAMKIGTDGVLLGAWTNLEPNTFAILDIGAGTGVLGLMLAQRSNADVIDAIEIDDDAYEQCVDNFEHSPWGDRLFCYHASLEEFADEIDDDYDVIICNPPFYAEDYKTENDSRDLARFQDAMPFNHLLESVSILLSPEGTFNVIIPFNEEEKFIALAKNVLLFPNKICRVKGNTETDVKRSMLTFSFRESEITIEELIIETKRHQYTQDYINLTKDFYLKM